A DNA window from Heptranchias perlo isolate sHepPer1 unplaced genomic scaffold, sHepPer1.hap1 HAP1_SCAFFOLD_73, whole genome shotgun sequence contains the following coding sequences:
- the LOC137318775 gene encoding zona pellucida sperm-binding protein 4-like, protein MTCPCIQIENVENIQSAENFGGRTDFVTACSVLEGPKTNGERGEMPGYQALGFTRYFCRESVDEFQMEQQQAEIQSISPATATNHNLLSHFSTTQPPSLLFPADKCSLSPKNRKDCGFPGIEAICTKDGRVLIAISKDLTLPPVNLTTVHLKDADGAECRPTVASADTVLFQFAVTECGATQRLDGVNILYETDVLGEFEILDGALGSVTRDSPFRLHVQCSYKGSQESDLQVKPRVYTLSPPLPATEAGILLLELRIARDGGYRSWYVDSDYPILSVLRDPVFVEVRVLNRNDPSLVLVLNDCWATPTPEPYSGLRWDLLVGRCPFAGDNYKTRLLPVNAAFHLLFPTHHNRFVVSTFAFWDRVSGRALTGEVYFHCSAEVCYPSTRANCTAPCRPKRRRSADDRSGVLVTADGPILFLEGEARLAARIHQDEKDAAVDSPSRVPGLAIGVALLSVALLVGTVAMWKMEPGRRVGSECRSMEL, encoded by the exons ATGACCTGCCCATGCATCCAAATCGAGAATGTTGAAAATATCCAGTCAGCAGAAAACTTCGGTGGAAGAACAGATTTTGTCACTGCATGCAGCGTGCTGGAAGGACCAAAGACGAATGGTGAGCGTGGGGAAATGCCAGGATACCAAGCATTAGGATTCACTCGATATTTTTGCAGAGAGTCCGTTGATGAATTTCAGATGGAACAGCAACAGGCTGAAatccagtcg atctccccggcaactgccactaaccacaatcttctgtcacacttctccacgA CTCAGCCGCCCTCTCTTCTTTTCCCGGCCGATAAATGTTCGTTGTCTCCTAAAAACCGCAAAGACTGCGGATTTCCGGGAATTGAAGCTA TCTGTACCAAGGATGGGCGGGTCCTGATCGCGATCTCCAAGGATTTGACGCTGCCTCCTGTAAACCTGACAACGGTCCATCTGAAGGATGCAGACGGAGCTGAGTGCCGTCCAACCGTGGCCTCTGCAGACACTGTGCTCTTTCAGTTCGCAGTCACTGAATGTGGTGCTACTCAGCGG CTAGACGGCGTGAATATCCTGTATGAAACGGATGTGTTGGGTGAGTTTGAGATCTTGGATGGCGCTTTGGGATCAGTGACCCGGGACAGCCCTTTCAG GCTCCATGTCCAGTGCAGTTACAAGGGAAGCCAGGAGTCTGATCTGCAGGTGAAGCCCAGAGTTTAcaccctttctccaccactgcctGCCACTGAAGCCGGGATCCTGCTTCTGGAGCTGAGAATAGCGAGAG atggtgGCTACCGGAGCTGGTACGTGGACAGTGACTACCCGATCCTGAGTGTGCTCCGGGACCCCGTGTTTGTGGAGGTTCGTGTCCTGAACCGGAACGATCCGTCCCTTGTGCTGGTGCTCAATGACTGCTGGGCGACCCCCACCCCCGAGCCGTATTCGGGGCTCCGATGGGACCTCCTGGTGGGCAG gtGCCCCTTTGCTGGTGATAACTACAAAACCCGCCTCCTACCAGTAAACGCTGCTTTCCATTTGCTGTTCCCAACTCACCATAATCGTTTTGTAGTCAGCACGTTCGCTTTCTGGGACCGAGTTTCGGGCCGGGCTCTGACCGGGGAG GTTTAtttccactgcagtgctgaggttTGCTACCCTTCCACCCGAGCGAACTGCACGGCTCCCTGCAGACCCA AAAGGCGAAGAAGCGCCGATGACCGGTCTGGGGTCTTGGTGACCGCTGATGGACCCATCCTTTTCCTGGAAGGAGAAGCGAGATTGGCTGCTCGAATCCACCAGGACGAGAAAG atgctgctgttGATTCACCCTCCCGTGTTCCTGGATTGGCGATTGGGGTAGCGCTGCTCTCCGTGGCCCTGTTGGTCGGGACTGTTGCTATGTGGAAAATGGAGCCTGGCCGCAGGGTGGGCTCCGAGTGcaggtccatggaactgtag